Proteins from a single region of Trichomycterus rosablanca isolate fTriRos1 chromosome 16, fTriRos1.hap1, whole genome shotgun sequence:
- the tbc1d13 gene encoding TBC1 domain family member 13 isoform X2 has translation MSTSYRNRIQEFKAALSEEKINLKALQELCFGGIPFEGGIRSLCWKILLNYLPHDQTLWDSFLKKQREIYAQFLKEMIIQPGIAKANLGLSREDVTMEDHPLNPNPDSRWNNYFKDNEVLLQIDKDVRRLYPDMAFFQRPTDFPCRLILHSQNEYETLRRRVEQSTLKAQTVNRNRSGVTNVSSPGKALNLYPSNEYEVLPNGCEAHWEVVERILFIYAKLNPGIAYVQGMNEIVGPIYYTFATDPNSQWKEHAEADTFFCFTNLMSENRDNFIKSLDDSQCGITYKMESVFSMLKEKDLELYMKLQEQNIKPQYFTFRWLTLLLSQEFLLPDVIRIWDSLFSDQDRFHFLILVCCAMLTLIRDQLLAGDFTTNMRLLQDYPISDVHTILTKAKELQGGS, from the exons ATGTCGACTTCATACAGAAACAG GATCCAGGAGTTTAAGGCGGCCCTGAGCGAGGAGAAGATCAACCTGAAGGCGCTGCAGGAGCTCTGCTTTGGCG GAATTCCATTTGAGGGTGGAATTCGATCCCTGTGCTGGAAG ATCTTGTTGAACTACCTGCCCCACGATCAGACGCTATGGGACTCCTTCCTAAAAAAGCAGAG AGAAATCTACGCACAGTTCCTGAAGGAGATGATCATCCAGCCGGGTATCGCCAAAGCTAACCTGGGTCTGTCCAGAGAGGACGTGACCATGGAGGATCAC CCGTTAAACCCGAACCCGGACAGCCGCTGGAACAACTACTTCAAGGATAACGAGGTTCTGTTACAGATCGATAAGGACGTCAG GCGTTTATATCCAGACATGGCGTTCTTCCAGAGACCCACCGACTTCCCCTGCCGGCTGATCCTCCATTCACAGAACGAGTACGAAACTCTGAGGCGACGCGTGGAGCAGAGCACGCTCAAGGCTCAGACTGTCAACCGCAACCGCAGCGGAGTCACcaac GTGAGCTCCCCGGGCAAGGCGCTAAACCTGTACCCCTCGAACGAGTACGAGGTTCTGCCGAACGGCTGCGAGGCGCACTGGGAGGTGGTGGAGCGAATCCTCTTCATCTACGCCAAGCTGAACCCGGGTATCGCGTACGTGCAGGGCATGAACGAGATCGTCGGGCCCATCTATTACACCTTCGCTACGGACCCCAACTCGCAGTGGAAAG AGCACGCGGAGGCCGACACCTTCTTCTGCTTCACCAACCTGATGTCGGAGAACCGCGACAACTTCATCAAGAGCCTGGACGACTCGCAGTGCGGCATCACGTACAAGATGGAGAGCGTCTTCTCCATGCTGAAGGAGAAAGATCTGGAGCTCTATATGAAACTG CAGGAGCAGAACATCAAGCCGCAGTACTTCACGTTCCGCTGGCTCACCCTGCTCCTCTCTCAGGAGTTTCTCCTCCCCGACGTCATCCGGATCTGGGACTCGCTCTTCTCCGATCAGGATCGTTTCCACTTCCTGATTCTCGTCTGCTGCGCCATGCTCAC TTTGATCCGGGATCAGTTGCTGGCGGGTGACTTCACAACAAACATGAGATTACTCCAG gatTACCCTATTTCCGACGTCCACACTATCCTCACCAAGGCGAAGGAGCTGCAGGGCGGCTCGTAG
- the tbc1d13 gene encoding TBC1 domain family member 13 isoform X1, producing MSSKGMYECTGAQRLCKGAFQPAKVARINRCKLIYLNVFIMYFSLVLLSNDRIQEFKAALSEEKINLKALQELCFGGIPFEGGIRSLCWKILLNYLPHDQTLWDSFLKKQREIYAQFLKEMIIQPGIAKANLGLSREDVTMEDHPLNPNPDSRWNNYFKDNEVLLQIDKDVRRLYPDMAFFQRPTDFPCRLILHSQNEYETLRRRVEQSTLKAQTVNRNRSGVTNVSSPGKALNLYPSNEYEVLPNGCEAHWEVVERILFIYAKLNPGIAYVQGMNEIVGPIYYTFATDPNSQWKEHAEADTFFCFTNLMSENRDNFIKSLDDSQCGITYKMESVFSMLKEKDLELYMKLQEQNIKPQYFTFRWLTLLLSQEFLLPDVIRIWDSLFSDQDRFHFLILVCCAMLTLIRDQLLAGDFTTNMRLLQDYPISDVHTILTKAKELQGGS from the exons ATGAGCAGCAAAGGAATGTACGAATGCACCGGCGCTCAGCGACTTTGCAAGGGCGCCTTTCAGCCAGCAAAAGTCGCTAGAATAAATAGATGCAaacttatatatttaaatgtatttattatgtatttttctcTCGTTTTGTTGTCGAATGACAGGATCCAGGAGTTTAAGGCGGCCCTGAGCGAGGAGAAGATCAACCTGAAGGCGCTGCAGGAGCTCTGCTTTGGCG GAATTCCATTTGAGGGTGGAATTCGATCCCTGTGCTGGAAG ATCTTGTTGAACTACCTGCCCCACGATCAGACGCTATGGGACTCCTTCCTAAAAAAGCAGAG AGAAATCTACGCACAGTTCCTGAAGGAGATGATCATCCAGCCGGGTATCGCCAAAGCTAACCTGGGTCTGTCCAGAGAGGACGTGACCATGGAGGATCAC CCGTTAAACCCGAACCCGGACAGCCGCTGGAACAACTACTTCAAGGATAACGAGGTTCTGTTACAGATCGATAAGGACGTCAG GCGTTTATATCCAGACATGGCGTTCTTCCAGAGACCCACCGACTTCCCCTGCCGGCTGATCCTCCATTCACAGAACGAGTACGAAACTCTGAGGCGACGCGTGGAGCAGAGCACGCTCAAGGCTCAGACTGTCAACCGCAACCGCAGCGGAGTCACcaac GTGAGCTCCCCGGGCAAGGCGCTAAACCTGTACCCCTCGAACGAGTACGAGGTTCTGCCGAACGGCTGCGAGGCGCACTGGGAGGTGGTGGAGCGAATCCTCTTCATCTACGCCAAGCTGAACCCGGGTATCGCGTACGTGCAGGGCATGAACGAGATCGTCGGGCCCATCTATTACACCTTCGCTACGGACCCCAACTCGCAGTGGAAAG AGCACGCGGAGGCCGACACCTTCTTCTGCTTCACCAACCTGATGTCGGAGAACCGCGACAACTTCATCAAGAGCCTGGACGACTCGCAGTGCGGCATCACGTACAAGATGGAGAGCGTCTTCTCCATGCTGAAGGAGAAAGATCTGGAGCTCTATATGAAACTG CAGGAGCAGAACATCAAGCCGCAGTACTTCACGTTCCGCTGGCTCACCCTGCTCCTCTCTCAGGAGTTTCTCCTCCCCGACGTCATCCGGATCTGGGACTCGCTCTTCTCCGATCAGGATCGTTTCCACTTCCTGATTCTCGTCTGCTGCGCCATGCTCAC TTTGATCCGGGATCAGTTGCTGGCGGGTGACTTCACAACAAACATGAGATTACTCCAG gatTACCCTATTTCCGACGTCCACACTATCCTCACCAAGGCGAAGGAGCTGCAGGGCGGCTCGTAG